In one window of Candidatus Scalindua sp. DNA:
- a CDS encoding cofactor-independent phosphoglycerate mutase: MKYCIIIPDGMADYKLEMLGGKTPLEAAETPNFDNIASHGLTGLVHTVPEAFAPGSDIACLSVLGYDPAVYYTGRAPLEAASLGIKLGKQDWAVRCNLITRNNDILEDFSAGHISNKEAASIISTLNEKLGNDTIEFHAGKSYRNILIYRGNQRIEAECTPPHDIIGKSIQSNLPRGNGGEILIDLMMKSCEVLSNHRVNNLRIDLNQKPANMIWLWGQGQQPALPSFKDLYHISGAVITGVDLLKGLGVFLGWDIINVPGATGYLDTNYEEKAHYAIEAFNTHDLVLIHIEAPDEAGHEGNVEEKIRAIENIDSKIAGPVHNALKKFNEFRILILPDHYTPIQKRTHTKEPVPFAMYGTDLHKKSNLAFSESNAARTNIEIHKGHTLMRHFIEGTLSSS; this comes from the coding sequence TTGAAATACTGTATCATAATCCCCGATGGAATGGCAGATTATAAACTCGAAATGCTTGGAGGAAAAACACCTCTTGAGGCAGCAGAGACACCAAATTTCGACAATATCGCCAGTCATGGATTAACAGGACTTGTCCACACCGTTCCTGAAGCCTTTGCACCCGGAAGTGACATCGCCTGTCTCTCGGTATTAGGTTACGACCCTGCAGTCTACTATACAGGACGGGCACCGCTTGAGGCAGCAAGCCTTGGTATCAAGTTGGGTAAACAGGACTGGGCAGTCCGTTGTAACCTGATAACAAGAAACAATGATATCCTTGAAGACTTTTCTGCCGGCCATATATCGAATAAAGAAGCGGCCAGCATCATTTCAACGCTGAATGAGAAATTGGGCAACGACACTATTGAGTTCCATGCCGGCAAGAGTTATCGAAATATTCTCATTTACCGTGGTAATCAGAGGATAGAAGCCGAATGCACACCGCCTCACGATATTATTGGAAAATCGATACAATCGAACTTACCAAGAGGAAACGGGGGAGAGATTTTAATTGATTTGATGATGAAATCATGTGAGGTGCTCTCAAATCACCGCGTAAATAATCTGCGGATCGATCTTAACCAGAAACCGGCGAACATGATCTGGCTGTGGGGACAAGGTCAGCAGCCAGCCCTGCCCTCTTTTAAAGATCTCTATCATATTTCCGGTGCCGTCATAACAGGAGTTGACTTACTGAAAGGTCTCGGGGTATTTCTTGGCTGGGACATAATCAATGTGCCGGGAGCCACTGGATATCTAGATACCAACTATGAGGAAAAAGCACACTATGCAATTGAAGCATTTAATACTCATGATCTCGTGCTGATTCATATAGAAGCCCCGGACGAGGCAGGTCATGAAGGAAATGTTGAAGAGAAAATCCGTGCCATCGAAAACATCGACAGTAAGATCGCCGGCCCTGTCCATAATGCTTTAAAAAAGTTTAATGAGTTCCGGATTCTTATTCTCCCCGACCATTACACCCCCATACAAAAGAGAACGCATACAAAAGAGCCTGTACCCTTTGCCATGTATGGGACCGATTTACACAAAAAAAGTAATCTCGCCTTTTCAGAGTCAAACGCGGCACGCACCAATATCGAGATTCACAAGGGACATACCTTAATGAGGCACTTTATCGAAGGCACACTCTCCTCTTCGTAA
- a CDS encoding homoserine dehydrogenase, whose protein sequence is MRTSNIGLIGLGTVGSGVAEILLSNPPIFANKLDKRINLAGVADRSIDKKKTIQFPHNVIVTHDFNEIINNPEIEVIVELIGGIHPAKEILIKGLEKGKDIVTANKALLALHGSELFQIAQKNGKSISFEASVGSCIPVVASLRDSFIANKIHGIYGIINGTTNYVLTKMTQEHVKYETALKDAQAKGYAEKDPSTDVDGIDSAHKLTILARMGFNCDFNYSDVYVEGISNVELKDIYYAQELGYTLKLLAISKQRENGLEIRVNPTLLPHDHPLSSVNGVFNAICIRGDAIGESMLYGQGAGRMPTASAIVSDLIDVSLGRARITFESIKSLSGNCKKINILDISMIKTRYYLRFTVIDKPGVLASITGILGNHNISISSVIQQDSRESKLAPLVMMTHLAEEGNLQKAMIEINNLDVVKGKTRFLRVEEASS, encoded by the coding sequence ATGAGAACATCGAACATTGGCCTAATCGGGCTTGGTACGGTAGGATCGGGCGTTGCAGAAATACTCCTGTCAAATCCACCAATATTTGCAAACAAACTTGATAAAAGAATCAACCTCGCAGGTGTTGCAGACAGGAGCATCGATAAAAAGAAAACTATACAATTCCCGCATAACGTAATTGTCACGCATGACTTCAATGAGATAATCAATAACCCTGAAATAGAGGTAATTGTAGAATTGATCGGGGGTATCCATCCTGCTAAGGAAATTTTAATAAAGGGGCTAGAGAAAGGAAAAGACATTGTTACTGCCAATAAAGCACTTTTGGCACTTCATGGCTCAGAACTCTTTCAAATAGCACAGAAGAATGGTAAGAGCATCTCATTTGAGGCCAGTGTCGGGAGCTGCATACCGGTAGTGGCTTCTCTCAGGGACAGTTTTATTGCAAATAAGATACATGGTATTTATGGTATCATAAACGGTACTACAAACTACGTGTTAACAAAGATGACTCAAGAACACGTAAAATATGAAACAGCACTAAAGGATGCACAAGCAAAAGGATATGCGGAAAAGGACCCCTCAACCGATGTTGACGGAATCGATTCAGCCCACAAACTTACCATCCTCGCAAGGATGGGATTTAATTGTGACTTTAACTACTCAGATGTTTATGTTGAAGGTATCAGCAATGTGGAACTAAAGGACATATATTATGCCCAGGAACTGGGATATACCCTTAAACTACTTGCTATCTCTAAACAAAGGGAAAATGGTTTAGAGATCAGGGTAAACCCCACTTTATTACCTCACGACCATCCCTTATCATCAGTAAACGGTGTTTTCAATGCAATCTGCATTCGTGGAGATGCAATAGGAGAATCGATGCTTTATGGTCAGGGAGCCGGGAGAATGCCTACCGCGAGTGCCATAGTATCAGATCTTATTGACGTCTCGCTCGGAAGGGCCAGGATAACGTTTGAATCGATTAAATCGCTCTCGGGTAATTGTAAAAAAATCAATATTCTCGATATATCGATGATAAAGACACGGTACTACCTCAGATTTACTGTTATCGATAAACCGGGAGTTTTGGCGAGCATTACGGGAATACTGGGCAATCATAACATCAGTATTTCATCCGTAATACAACAGGATTCGAGAGAAAGCAAATTAGCCCCTCTTGTAATGATGACACACCTGGCTGAAGAAGGAAATCTGCAAAAAGCCATGATTGAGATTAACAACCTTGATGTCGTGAAAGGAAAAACCAGGTTTCTTCGAGTCGAAGAAGCATCAAGTTGA